From the genome of uncultured Methanobacterium sp.:
ACTTTGCTGATGTTATGGACCACCCTGGAGACTGGGCTAAAAAGGCTGTTAAGGACTTTGGGGCTAATGTGGTAACTATTCACCTTATTGGAACTGGACCTAAAGTTATGGACAAAACACCAAGACAGGCTGCTGAGGACATAGAAGAAGTCCTGCAGGCTGTGGATGTGCCACTGGTTATCGGAGGATCTGGAGATCCCCAGAAAGATCCTGTCGTTCTGGAAGCTGCTGCCATTGCTGCTGAAGATGAACGTTGTTTACTGGCTTCAGCTAACCTGGACCTGGATTACAAGAGGGTGGCTAAAGCAGCTGTGGACTATAACCATGCTGTCCTGAGTTGGGCCATCACCGATATAAACATGCAGAAAACCCTGAATAAATACCTGATGAAAGAAGGGCTAACTCAAAAGGATATTGTGATGGACCCCACCACCTGTGCACTGGGTTATGGTATAGAATTCTCCATTGATGTCATTACCAGAACCAGGCTGGCAGCACTTAAAGGAGACAAAGATCTGCAGATGCCAATGAGCTCTGGAACCACCAATGCCTGGGGATCCAGGGAAGCATGGATGAAAAACGATGCATGGGGCCCCACAGATTACCGGGGACCAATCTGGGAGATTTTCACCGGGTTAACCATGATGCTCTGCGGAGTGGACATCTTCATGATGTTGCACCCACAATCAGTGCAGATTTTAAGCGAAATAGGCTCCTCCTTTACCAAGGATTACCTTACAACTGATGTACCGGATATATCCAACTGGATAACGGAGCTGGAATAGGAGGTTATGAATATGCAAGTCACTGCAATGGATATATACCGATTGCTTCCACAGACTAACTGTGAAGACTGTGATGAAGCTGCCTGTGGAGAGGCCTCCTGCATGGCCTTCGCCACCAAACTCTCAGAAAAGGAAGCACAACTGGAACTGTGCACGGAACTCACTGAAGAAGGATTTTCCAAACTGGAAGCCCTGCTGGCTCCAGCTGTACGTGAGATAACCATCGGAACCGGCGATAAAACCATCACCATCGGTGGAGACGAGGTACTGTACCGTTACGAGTTAACTTACTACAACCCCACTTCCCTGGTTATTGACATATCTGATAACCTGAGTGATGCAGAATTCGCTGAACGGGTTAAAACCATAGAAGAAACCGAGTTTGAAAGGATCGGTGAAATGCTCACCCTCGATGCCATCGCTCTTAGAAACGCATCTGGAGATGCTGGAAAATTTGCAGAAGCTGCTTTGAAATTAAAGACAGCTAAACTGCCTATCATACTATGTTCATTTGACCCTGCGGCTATGAAAGCAGCTCTGGATAAAGTTGGGGATGAAAGACCACTAATATATGCAATCAATGAAGCTAATCTGGAAGAAATGTCCGACCTGGCTCTAGAATACAACTGCCCTGTAGCCATATTCTCCCCAAATGATTTGGAGAAAATGAAACAGATCAGCCGAACCATCAGGGAAAAAGGAGTAGAAGATATTGTCCTGGACCCTGGAACATTTGTAGAAGATGGTATTGGAGACAGTTTGGATAACTTCGTTATGATTCGTCGCCTGGCAATTGAAGAACGTGATGAAGACTTCCGCTTCCCATTATTGGGAATTCCTGCCCTCACCTGGCTATATGAAAAAGATGAAATACAGGGAGGTATCAGGGAGGCCACCATCGCTGCCACCCTCATGAATAAATACGCGGATATCCTGATATTCCATGGAACCAACATCTGGGAATTAATACCAGTCCTTACCCTGAGACAGGGAATATACACAGACCCCAGAAAGCCACAGGCAGTGGATGCTGGTCTCTATGAATTCGGTGAACTGGATAAAAATTCACCAGTGCTCATGACCACCAACTTCGCCCTCACCTTCTACACCGTGGAAGGAGATATTAAAGGCAAAACCAATGCTTACTTGTTGGTACTGGACACTGAAGGTCGAGCTGTGGATGTTTCCCTGGCAGGAGGCCAGTTAAATGCAAAAGCAGTAGCTGATCTCATTAAGGAAACCGGTATTGAAGATAAGGTTGATACCCGCACACTCATCATACCAGGATTATCCGCCCCTGTGAGTGGAGAAATCGAGGATGAAAGTGGATGGGAAGTTCTGGTTGGTCCACGAGACTCATCAGGAGTGCCAGATTTCTTGGATAAACTTAAGGAGAAAGTTTAGGTGCGTAATAACGAATCTTAAGATTTAAAATTTTAATCTTAAGATTTTTGTTTTTAATCCTAATTGAATGAAATTAATCCTAAATCGAGTGAAATAGGAAAAGTGATAACATGAAGACCCTGATGGTAATTGATCCACACCGTTGCAGTGAATGCCAGGATTGCATCAATGCATGTAAAAAAACTCATGGAGTGGCTAGAACCAAAAAAACCAGTACAGTACCAGTATTCTGTCTGCAATGTCACCCTGATAAAGCTCCCTGTGCCCGAATATGTCCCACTGGTGCCATCCGGGAAGAAGATGGAACTTTACTGGTGGATGAGGAATCCTGTATCATGTGTCGTTTGTGTATGATAGCATGTCCAGTGGGTATGCTGGTTATAGATGATGAGAAAAAGGCAGTGCAGAAATGCACACTATGTCTGGATGCAGAAGACCAGATACTACCTGCATGTGTAGAGGCCTGCAAAGATAACGTTCTGAAGATTTTCTCTGTAGAAGATCTGGAGGAGCTCAAAAAAGACCTTTCATACACAGAAGTACTCAACGAAGCCATGAAAGCCTACCAGAATAAACTTTAGTCCTGGAGGAGTTCATAATTAATATAACTGAACTTTTCCATTATTTATTTTATTAAAGCCATTTTAAAACTATTTTTTTATTTAATAAACTCTTCTTGAAACTAATTTCTAGTTTTCAAAACCATTTTTTTATTTTAAATAACTAATTCTTTGAAAACTAATTTTTATTAATTAAAACCATTTTAACCTTCTATTTTATCAAAAACCATTGTAATTTTTAGTAAATAAGTGTGTTGGAAGTTGGATAAATTTAGGAAGATGGAAGTTTTAGGAAGATGGAAGTCGGACTACACGAAGGCCTTTGATCTTCACGCCTTCTTTTTTTAAGAGTTCTCTTTTCATTTCCACCCCTCCACCATAGTTACCCAGATTCAAATCAGATTTAACCA
Proteins encoded in this window:
- the cdhD gene encoding CO dehydrogenase/acetyl-CoA synthase subunit delta — encoded protein: MDKMSQLLKLLEKTDYIEINEFRMDFEELELQLMPAMQRVVQQAVTQKAAVQETIKTMEAIDFVPPIKDYPGEVAQVQLGAGTRKPVYLGGQQALYRFEEPQPNPPVVTFDVFDIPMPGLPRPIREHFADVMDHPGDWAKKAVKDFGANVVTIHLIGTGPKVMDKTPRQAAEDIEEVLQAVDVPLVIGGSGDPQKDPVVLEAAAIAAEDERCLLASANLDLDYKRVAKAAVDYNHAVLSWAITDINMQKTLNKYLMKEGLTQKDIVMDPTTCALGYGIEFSIDVITRTRLAALKGDKDLQMPMSSGTTNAWGSREAWMKNDAWGPTDYRGPIWEIFTGLTMMLCGVDIFMMLHPQSVQILSEIGSSFTKDYLTTDVPDISNWITELE
- the acsC gene encoding acetyl-CoA decarbonylase/synthase complex subunit gamma, translating into MQVTAMDIYRLLPQTNCEDCDEAACGEASCMAFATKLSEKEAQLELCTELTEEGFSKLEALLAPAVREITIGTGDKTITIGGDEVLYRYELTYYNPTSLVIDISDNLSDAEFAERVKTIEETEFERIGEMLTLDAIALRNASGDAGKFAEAALKLKTAKLPIILCSFDPAAMKAALDKVGDERPLIYAINEANLEEMSDLALEYNCPVAIFSPNDLEKMKQISRTIREKGVEDIVLDPGTFVEDGIGDSLDNFVMIRRLAIEERDEDFRFPLLGIPALTWLYEKDEIQGGIREATIAATLMNKYADILIFHGTNIWELIPVLTLRQGIYTDPRKPQAVDAGLYEFGELDKNSPVLMTTNFALTFYTVEGDIKGKTNAYLLVLDTEGRAVDVSLAGGQLNAKAVADLIKETGIEDKVDTRTLIIPGLSAPVSGEIEDESGWEVLVGPRDSSGVPDFLDKLKEKV
- a CDS encoding 4Fe-4S dicluster domain-containing protein, giving the protein MKTLMVIDPHRCSECQDCINACKKTHGVARTKKTSTVPVFCLQCHPDKAPCARICPTGAIREEDGTLLVDEESCIMCRLCMIACPVGMLVIDDEKKAVQKCTLCLDAEDQILPACVEACKDNVLKIFSVEDLEELKKDLSYTEVLNEAMKAYQNKL